The following coding sequences lie in one Cryptosporangium aurantiacum genomic window:
- a CDS encoding MerR family transcriptional regulator codes for MKIGELSQATGVSVRALRHYEAEGLIESGRCSNGYRVFDERAPERVRQIRGLLDNGLPTRLIREVLPYLDEPSELLPEVPCDYLIEEVARQRVHLDQRISHLTRNRDALDAYLSAARTAARA; via the coding sequence GTGAAGATCGGCGAACTGTCGCAGGCGACCGGGGTCAGCGTCCGAGCGCTGCGGCACTACGAGGCGGAAGGCCTGATCGAGTCGGGCCGCTGCAGCAACGGCTACCGGGTGTTCGACGAGCGTGCGCCGGAACGCGTCCGGCAGATCCGCGGCCTGCTCGACAACGGGCTACCCACCAGGCTGATCCGGGAGGTCCTGCCCTACCTCGACGAACCGTCGGAGCTGTTGCCGGAGGTTCCGTGCGACTACCTGATCGAAGAGGTCGCGCGGCAGCGGGTGCACCTCGACCAGCGGATCAGCCACCTGACGCGGAATCGCGACGCGCTCGACGCCTATTTGTCGGCGGCA